Proteins from one Ahaetulla prasina isolate Xishuangbanna chromosome 2, ASM2864084v1, whole genome shotgun sequence genomic window:
- the RPS5 gene encoding small ribosomal subunit protein uS7 — MTDWETAPAVAETPDIKLFGKWSTDDVQISDISLQDYIAVKEKYAKYLPHSAGRYAAKRFRKAQCPIVERLTNSMMMHGRNNGKKLMTVRIIKHAFEIIHLLTGENPLQVLVNAIINSGPREDSTRIGRAGTVRRQAVDVSPLRRVNQAIWLLCTGAREAAFRNIKTIAECLADELINAAKGSSNSYAIKKKDELERVAKSNR; from the exons ATGACTGACTGGGAGACAGCCCCTGCTGTGGCAGAGACCCCTGATATCAAGCTGTTTGGAAAGTGGAGCACAGATGATGTTCAAATCAGCGATATCTCCCTGCAG GATTACATTGCTGTGAAGGAGAAATATGCTAAGTATTTGCCCCACAGTGCTGGGCGCTATGCTGCTAAGCGCTTCCGTAAGGCCCAGTGCCCGATTGTGGAGCGCCTCACCAACTCCATGATGATGCACGGGCGCAACAATGGCAAGAAGCTCATGACTGTGCGCATCATTAAGCATGCTTTTGAGATCATCCATCTGCTCACAGGAGAG AATCCCCTCCAAGTCCTGGTGAATGCCATCATCAACAGTGGCCCTCGTGAAGATTCTACCCGTATTGGTCGTGCTGGCACAGTGAGGAGGCAGGCTGTTGATGTGTCACCGCTGCGTCGGGTCAATCAG GCTATTTGGTTACTTTGCACCGGGGCACGTGAAGCTGCTTTCCGAAACATAAAGACCATAGCTGAGTGCCTAGCAGATGAGCTGATAAATGCAGCAAAG GGTTCCTCCAACTCCTATGCCATCAAGAAGAAGGATGAGCTGGAACGTGTGGCCAAGTCCAACCGTTAA